From the Hallerella porci genome, one window contains:
- the purT gene encoding formate-dependent phosphoribosylglycinamide formyltransferase, with protein sequence MAELGTLGTPLSKSATRVLFCGAGELGKEVIIEMMRLGVETIAVDRYANAPGMQVAHRSHVVNMLDGSELRRIIEMEKPDYIVPEVEAIATPTLVELEKEGYHVIPTAMATRLTMNREGIRRLAAEELGLKTSPYQFADNEEEFKAAVKKVGIPCVVKPVMSSSGHGQSTIKSEADIEKAWNISQNEGRTGKASRVIVEGFVPFDYEITLLTVRHVGGTSFLEPVGHHQVNGDYQESWQPQPMAKSVLEKAQDIAKKITDALGGRGIFGVEMFVCGDEVLFSEVSPRPHDTGMVTLISQDLSEFALHARAILGLPIPNIAFHGPSASKAIVVEGESDKVVFGNLAKVLETPDTSIRLFGKPEVGGHRRMGVLLARANSVEKAIETVKAMREKLSVNL encoded by the coding sequence ATGGCAGAACTCGGAACTCTTGGAACTCCTCTTAGCAAAAGCGCAACGCGCGTTCTTTTTTGCGGAGCGGGAGAACTCGGCAAAGAAGTCATCATCGAGATGATGCGTTTAGGCGTTGAAACGATTGCAGTCGATCGTTATGCAAATGCGCCGGGAATGCAAGTGGCGCATCGCAGCCATGTCGTGAATATGCTCGACGGAAGTGAACTGCGTCGCATTATCGAAATGGAAAAGCCCGATTACATTGTGCCCGAAGTCGAAGCGATTGCAACGCCGACTCTCGTGGAACTTGAAAAAGAAGGCTATCATGTGATTCCGACTGCGATGGCAACGCGTTTAACGATGAACCGCGAAGGCATTCGCCGTTTAGCCGCCGAAGAGCTCGGACTCAAAACTTCGCCGTATCAATTTGCGGATAACGAAGAAGAATTTAAAGCGGCTGTCAAAAAGGTGGGCATTCCTTGCGTCGTCAAACCGGTGATGAGTTCATCGGGTCACGGACAAAGTACGATTAAATCCGAAGCTGACATTGAAAAAGCGTGGAACATTTCGCAGAACGAAGGCCGCACCGGAAAAGCTTCGCGCGTTATCGTCGAAGGATTTGTGCCATTTGATTATGAAATTACACTTCTCACGGTGCGTCATGTCGGCGGAACAAGTTTCCTTGAACCCGTGGGACATCACCAAGTGAACGGTGATTATCAAGAATCGTGGCAACCGCAGCCGATGGCGAAAAGCGTTTTGGAAAAAGCGCAAGACATTGCGAAGAAGATTACGGATGCGCTCGGCGGTCGCGGAATTTTCGGCGTAGAAATGTTTGTCTGCGGCGATGAAGTTCTCTTTAGCGAAGTGAGCCCACGTCCACACGATACAGGAATGGTGACTTTAATTTCGCAAGATCTTTCGGAATTTGCTTTGCACGCGCGGGCAATTCTCGGCCTTCCGATTCCGAATATCGCATTCCACGGTCCGTCGGCATCGAAAGCGATTGTCGTCGAAGGCGAATCGGACAAAGTTGTCTTCGGCAATTTGGCAAAAGTTTTGGAAACGCCGGATACGAGCATTCGCCTTTTTGGAAAGCCCGAAGTCGGCGGACATCGCAGAATGGGCGTTCTTTTAGCCCGCGCAAATTCTGTGGAAAAAGCGATTGAAACCGTTAAAGCGATGCGCGAAAAACTCTCGGTAAATTTGTAG
- the polA gene encoding DNA polymerase I codes for MSEKRKLLLLDSFALAFRMFYAYAKNPLINKDGLDVSLVHGYWGTVLRILAKHKPTHFAIVRDVSAPTFRHELYPEYKANRGPMPEEMAKQMPLLDEAIQVSGIPVLAEKGYEADDVMAAAAEVAYREGFEEIFLITKDKDLSQVVNDRIHLFHLEKGADGIDFGPAEVKEKYGVPPEQIRDYLALMGDSADNVPGVAKVGPKTAVQLLTEFGSLDNLYANLDKVTKKGLHDNLEKGKENAFLSRELVTIQSSRGFKGTLNELEFRGLESDALAKLFKDNEIFSLLRFLENVPSKSGFSGALPKREAKPFETVVVRTTKAFNEMTAAVEAAESPAISVLFDGENQMETAIVGVAFATETDKGFYVPLGHTDDMGIPLNNIDTEYFSDWFVPAFTIAEKKWRMFSAKTALHVLSRAMDERVEPPAVLDAQIAAWLLSPGESKYEFEELCLRHAGIEITAKESLVGRGKNEIPISRVAVEDAGEYAAKTAAATFELWDSLQKKLNECGLEKHFNETEMPILKVLFDMEENGASIQLKSLEELSKDFSERLEKITEVIYQLSGGKPFNIASPKQLAEVLYDDLKLKVLKKTATGRSTDSAVLDRLLHEFELSEADAALIQAILNYREIKKLQNTYVEVLPTLVNKETHRIHTNFVQWGTATGRLSSRDPNLQNIPVRSDEGKKIRAAFVPADPENNVILSADYSQIELRMLAHLSEDEKLIEAYNSGTDIHALTAAAVFGKEPSAVTADERRRAKVVNFGVLYGMTPFRLSRDLHIPMGEAKAFIDGYFNLYRGVEAYVEKIKKFAHEHGYVETLTGRRREIPGIDSADRTECQMAERMAVNTPVQGSAADLIKTAMIRVANRIQADSLPLTMILQVHDELLFECPRNRVNELGKIVQSEMQNAMTLRVPLVASVGFGANWLEAH; via the coding sequence ATGTCTGAAAAAAGAAAACTTTTATTGTTGGATTCTTTTGCGCTCGCGTTTCGCATGTTTTACGCTTATGCAAAAAATCCGCTCATCAACAAAGACGGCTTGGATGTTTCATTGGTGCACGGTTATTGGGGAACCGTTCTCCGCATTTTAGCAAAGCATAAACCGACACATTTTGCGATTGTCCGCGATGTGAGTGCGCCGACATTTCGCCATGAACTTTATCCCGAATACAAAGCAAATCGCGGCCCGATGCCCGAAGAAATGGCAAAGCAAATGCCGCTTTTGGACGAAGCGATTCAAGTAAGCGGAATTCCTGTCCTCGCCGAAAAAGGTTACGAAGCCGACGATGTTATGGCTGCTGCTGCCGAGGTTGCTTATCGCGAAGGATTTGAAGAAATTTTTCTCATCACAAAAGACAAAGACCTTTCGCAAGTTGTCAACGATCGCATTCATCTTTTTCATTTAGAAAAAGGGGCGGACGGAATTGATTTTGGCCCCGCTGAAGTCAAAGAAAAATACGGAGTTCCGCCCGAACAAATCCGCGATTATTTAGCGCTCATGGGCGATTCTGCGGACAATGTTCCCGGCGTTGCAAAAGTGGGTCCGAAAACTGCAGTGCAACTTTTAACCGAATTTGGATCGTTGGATAATTTGTATGCAAATTTGGATAAAGTGACGAAGAAAGGTTTGCACGATAATTTGGAAAAAGGAAAAGAAAACGCATTCCTTTCTCGTGAATTGGTAACGATTCAATCTTCTCGCGGATTTAAAGGAACATTAAACGAACTCGAATTCCGCGGACTCGAAAGCGATGCATTAGCGAAACTTTTTAAAGACAATGAAATTTTTAGTTTGCTTCGATTCTTAGAAAATGTTCCGTCGAAATCGGGATTTTCGGGCGCATTACCGAAGCGCGAAGCGAAGCCGTTTGAAACGGTCGTGGTGCGCACAACAAAAGCGTTCAACGAAATGACCGCAGCGGTAGAAGCCGCAGAATCGCCGGCGATTTCTGTTCTCTTTGACGGAGAAAATCAAATGGAAACCGCAATTGTCGGCGTTGCATTTGCGACGGAAACGGATAAAGGATTTTATGTTCCGCTCGGCCATACCGATGACATGGGAATTCCTCTGAACAATATCGATACGGAATATTTTTCGGATTGGTTTGTTCCGGCATTTACCATCGCAGAAAAAAAATGGCGCATGTTTTCGGCAAAGACTGCGCTTCATGTGTTATCGCGGGCGATGGACGAACGCGTAGAACCTCCCGCCGTTTTAGATGCGCAAATTGCAGCGTGGTTGCTTTCTCCGGGAGAATCCAAATACGAATTCGAAGAACTTTGCTTGCGTCATGCGGGAATTGAAATTACAGCAAAAGAATCTCTCGTCGGTCGCGGCAAAAATGAAATTCCCATTTCACGAGTCGCTGTAGAAGACGCGGGCGAATATGCTGCGAAAACTGCAGCCGCTACTTTTGAATTATGGGATTCGTTGCAGAAAAAATTGAACGAATGCGGACTCGAAAAACATTTCAATGAAACGGAAATGCCGATTCTTAAAGTCCTCTTCGATATGGAAGAAAACGGCGCGTCCATTCAATTAAAATCTCTCGAAGAATTGTCAAAAGATTTTAGCGAACGCTTGGAAAAAATCACCGAAGTGATTTATCAACTTTCGGGCGGAAAACCGTTTAACATCGCTTCGCCAAAGCAACTTGCCGAAGTTCTTTACGATGATTTAAAATTAAAAGTGTTAAAGAAAACGGCGACAGGCCGCAGCACAGACAGCGCAGTCTTGGATCGTTTACTGCACGAATTTGAACTTTCCGAAGCAGACGCGGCGCTCATTCAAGCGATTTTAAATTATCGCGAAATCAAAAAACTGCAGAATACTTATGTCGAAGTTCTCCCGACTTTGGTGAACAAAGAAACGCATCGTATTCACACGAATTTTGTGCAGTGGGGAACGGCGACGGGTCGCCTCTCAAGTCGCGATCCGAATTTGCAAAATATTCCGGTCCGTTCTGATGAAGGCAAAAAAATTCGCGCAGCATTTGTTCCTGCGGATCCCGAAAATAATGTCATTCTTTCGGCGGATTATTCGCAAATTGAATTGCGTATGCTCGCACATTTAAGCGAAGACGAAAAATTGATCGAAGCGTATAACAGCGGAACCGATATTCATGCGCTGACCGCTGCTGCGGTTTTTGGAAAAGAGCCTTCTGCGGTGACTGCGGACGAACGCCGCCGCGCCAAAGTGGTGAACTTCGGCGTTCTTTATGGCATGACTCCGTTTAGACTTTCTCGCGATTTGCATATTCCGATGGGCGAAGCAAAAGCGTTCATCGACGGCTATTTTAATTTGTATCGCGGTGTCGAAGCTTACGTCGAAAAAATCAAAAAATTTGCGCACGAACACGGCTACGTCGAAACTCTCACAGGTCGCCGCCGCGAAATTCCGGGCATCGATTCTGCGGATCGCACAGAATGTCAAATGGCAGAACGGATGGCGGTGAATACGCCGGTGCAAGGAAGTGCCGCAGACCTCATTAAAACGGCGATGATTCGCGTTGCAAATCGCATTCAAGCAGATTCTCTTCCGCTCACAATGATTCTTCAAGTTCACGATGAATTGCTCTTTGAATGTCCGCGGAATCGTGTAAACGAACTCGGAAAAATTGTGCAGAGCGAAATGCAAAATGCGATGACTCTTCGCGTGCCTCTCGTCGCTTCGGTCGGCTTTGGCGCAAACTGGTTAGAGGCGCATTAA
- a CDS encoding histidine kinase N-terminal 7TM domain-containing protein codes for MIITYLILMFAVSVVNLFILYFLFPKKRLNAYYTSIFHFLIVAQLGHVFLALSTNIEEALLANKIAYIGAAFFPMLAFLGVLDVCQIKVSRKIYTLLFLPSLFVFATACTAGFLPWYYISAKYVVTMGVGNFEAEFGPLHLCFNLMILFYMFACLGVWFYAFIRKKKVSLYNLAFIAIIGIVCGESFFVSRKLGSDMLVMPAVYVIIEIILLFMACRMQRYDLSSLIFDEVKKNEKKVAYVSITSAFRYVGANEKAQTYFPELNYRRIDSELNDSTEVCKAFREAIVQTMVAENSTHYFHFGNDSYKCQVISVSYGGKSSGYLLRIEKVFSVQNLGVVNV; via the coding sequence ATGATTATTACCTATTTAATTTTAATGTTTGCTGTTTCGGTAGTCAATTTATTCATCTTGTATTTTCTCTTCCCGAAAAAGCGATTGAACGCTTATTACACTTCGATTTTTCACTTTTTAATCGTAGCGCAACTCGGGCATGTCTTCTTAGCGCTTTCGACGAATATCGAAGAAGCTTTGCTCGCAAATAAAATCGCCTATATCGGCGCAGCATTTTTCCCGATGCTCGCGTTCCTCGGCGTGTTGGATGTTTGCCAAATTAAAGTGAGCCGAAAAATTTACACCTTACTTTTCTTGCCGAGTTTATTCGTTTTTGCAACTGCGTGCACCGCGGGATTTTTGCCGTGGTATTATATCAGTGCCAAGTATGTTGTGACGATGGGCGTTGGCAATTTTGAAGCGGAATTTGGACCGCTGCATCTTTGTTTTAATTTGATGATTTTGTTTTATATGTTTGCGTGTTTGGGCGTTTGGTTTTACGCTTTCATCCGCAAGAAAAAAGTTTCGCTTTACAACTTAGCGTTCATTGCGATTATCGGCATTGTCTGCGGCGAATCCTTTTTTGTTTCGCGAAAGCTCGGCTCTGATATGCTTGTGATGCCCGCAGTTTATGTAATTATTGAAATTATTCTTCTCTTTATGGCTTGTCGGATGCAACGTTATGATTTGTCATCGCTGATTTTTGATGAAGTAAAAAAGAATGAAAAGAAAGTGGCTTATGTTTCAATCACGTCTGCATTCCGTTATGTGGGCGCAAATGAAAAAGCGCAGACCTATTTCCCTGAACTCAATTATCGTCGAATTGACAGTGAACTCAACGATTCAACAGAAGTCTGCAAAGCGTTCCGCGAAGCGATTGTGCAAACGATGGTCGCTGAAAATTCAACGCATTATTTTCACTTTGGAAATGATTCGTATAAATGCCAAGTGATTTCGGTAAGTTATGGTGGTAAAAGCAGCGGCTATTTGCTGCGCATTGAAAAAGTTTTCTCGGTGCAAAATTTAGGAGTCGTCAATGTCTGA
- a CDS encoding LemA family protein produces MANELDEMTGPVNEAGRDINVIEKQLPVKVGFGSTLFEILLWVCGIIPGIIFLFMKIGAKNYFMQLQQKIQADASTIDNYLEQRVQILQNVAPLVAKAIDLDKDVMKSVAAFRSGRGHLTEESRNEVSRDLDRSFGRLFPQVEAYPELKAHAAIADAMQQNDYLQREITAARNLYNDTVNQWNTDVFSWPTKQIVAARAGYTTRIPFTASAETKARARSTFF; encoded by the coding sequence ATGGCAAACGAATTAGATGAAATGACGGGTCCTGTCAACGAAGCCGGTCGCGATATCAATGTGATCGAAAAACAGTTGCCGGTGAAAGTCGGTTTCGGATCTACATTATTTGAAATTCTTCTCTGGGTTTGCGGAATTATTCCGGGCATTATTTTCTTGTTTATGAAAATTGGTGCGAAGAATTATTTCATGCAACTGCAGCAAAAAATTCAAGCAGACGCTTCAACGATTGACAATTACTTGGAACAGCGCGTTCAAATTTTGCAGAACGTAGCACCGCTCGTCGCCAAAGCAATTGACCTCGATAAAGATGTGATGAAATCGGTGGCGGCTTTCCGCAGCGGTCGCGGGCACTTGACCGAAGAATCTCGCAACGAAGTTTCTCGTGATTTGGATCGCAGCTTCGGACGCCTCTTCCCGCAAGTCGAAGCGTATCCCGAATTAAAAGCACACGCAGCGATTGCCGATGCGATGCAGCAGAATGATTATTTGCAGCGCGAAATTACCGCCGCACGAAATTTGTACAACGATACCGTGAATCAGTGGAATACCGATGTCTTCTCGTGGCCGACAAAGCAAATTGTCGCAGCTCGTGCCGGTTACACGACTCGCATTCCATTTACCGCATCCGCCGAAACAAAAGCGCGCGCTCGTAGCACATTCTTTTAA